One genomic window of Bradyrhizobium sp. B124 includes the following:
- a CDS encoding aldose 1-epimerase family protein, which yields MSDSHTLRGDGIAVTILAQGAELSSLRNADGTELLWQAGPQWPRHAPILFPIVGRLKNDTLRHRGKTYPMTQHGFARDRRFAWLEQGPRSCKLALTDDAETRARYPFAFRLEVTYTVDGADLDVAFDVINTGDEMLPASLGGHPAFNWPLVPGLPKEAYTLTFGKTEPAPIRRLKNGLMRPQPEPNPVKGRTLALSEELFDDDAMVFDQVASTSILFTATLGPAAATQGPAIEMSWRGFRELGIWSKVGGAPFLCIEPWHGFASPAEFDGEFADKPGLMHIAPGARRSLGYRIRVS from the coding sequence ATGAGCGACAGTCATACGCTGCGCGGCGATGGAATCGCCGTGACCATCCTGGCGCAAGGCGCCGAATTGTCGTCGCTCAGGAATGCCGACGGAACCGAGTTGCTGTGGCAGGCCGGCCCGCAATGGCCGCGCCATGCGCCGATCCTGTTCCCGATCGTCGGCCGGTTGAAGAACGACACGCTGCGCCACCGTGGCAAAACCTATCCGATGACGCAGCACGGCTTTGCGCGGGATCGCCGCTTTGCCTGGCTGGAGCAGGGACCGCGATCGTGCAAGCTCGCGCTCACCGACGATGCGGAAACCCGTGCGCGCTACCCCTTCGCGTTCAGGCTCGAGGTCACCTACACCGTAGACGGCGCCGATCTCGATGTCGCCTTCGATGTCATCAACACCGGCGACGAGATGCTACCGGCCTCGCTCGGTGGTCATCCCGCCTTCAACTGGCCGCTGGTGCCGGGGCTGCCGAAGGAGGCTTACACGCTGACCTTCGGCAAGACTGAACCTGCGCCGATCCGGCGGCTGAAGAATGGATTGATGCGGCCACAGCCTGAACCCAATCCGGTCAAGGGCAGAACGCTTGCGCTGTCGGAGGAGCTGTTCGATGACGACGCGATGGTCTTCGATCAGGTCGCAAGTACATCGATCCTCTTCACAGCGACACTAGGCCCGGCAGCAGCCACACAAGGCCCGGCGATCGAAATGTCCTGGCGCGGCTTCCGCGAGCTCGGCATCTGGTCGAAGGTCGGCGGCGCGCCGTTCCTTTGCATCGAGCCGTGGCATGGTTTTGCCAGCCCCGCGGAGTTCGATGGCGAGTTCGCCGACAAGCCTGGCCTGATGCACATCGCGCCGGGCGCACGTCGGTCGCTGGGCTATCGCATTCGCGTGAGCTGA
- a CDS encoding 3-oxoacyl-ACP reductase family protein, protein MTTNSLQGHVALVTGGSRGIGAAIVKMLADAGAAVAINYRERSAEAETLAKGITAAGGRAVAVGADVSEAAAVARLVERAKAELGPVDILVNNAGIAIVRGVDDLTEEDFDRTITVNLKSAFLCTQAVLPMMRTRKWGRIVNISSGAARGAGAIGPHYNASKAAMEGLTRGYAARLVKEGITVNAVAPSLIETDMMKGQSGLVSRIPIGRFGTAEEVAQAVMLLVNNPYMTGQTIAMSGGMAFN, encoded by the coding sequence ATGACGACAAACAGTCTGCAAGGACATGTGGCACTGGTGACCGGCGGCTCGCGCGGCATTGGTGCGGCCATCGTCAAAATGCTGGCGGACGCCGGCGCCGCCGTCGCCATCAACTATCGCGAGCGGTCGGCCGAGGCGGAGACGCTGGCGAAGGGCATCACCGCCGCCGGCGGCCGCGCCGTCGCTGTCGGAGCCGACGTCTCCGAGGCAGCCGCCGTCGCCCGCCTGGTCGAGCGCGCCAAAGCCGAGCTCGGCCCGGTCGACATCCTCGTCAACAATGCGGGGATCGCGATCGTCAGGGGTGTCGACGACCTCACCGAAGAGGATTTCGACCGCACCATCACGGTCAACCTCAAATCGGCGTTTCTCTGCACGCAAGCGGTGCTGCCGATGATGCGCACCCGGAAATGGGGCCGCATCGTCAACATCTCCTCCGGCGCTGCGCGCGGCGCCGGCGCGATCGGGCCGCACTACAACGCGTCGAAGGCGGCGATGGAGGGCCTGACCCGAGGCTACGCCGCGCGCCTCGTCAAGGAGGGCATCACCGTCAACGCCGTCGCACCGTCGCTGATCGAGACCGACATGATGAAGGGCCAGAGCGGCCTCGTCAGCCGGATCCCGATCGGCCGTTTCGGCACCGCCGAGGAGGTGGCGCAGGCGGTGATGCTGCTGGTCAACAATCCCTACATGACCGGGCAGACGATTGCGATGAGCGGCGGCATGGCGTTCAACTAG
- a CDS encoding enoyl-CoA hydratase-related protein, with amino-acid sequence MSEVVVTLDGGVLTVTMARPDKKNAITNAMYGTMADALERAEGDSAIRTVLLQGDGDSFTAGNDLADFAAVSRGVQGERHVTRFLAGLAKATRPLVAAVQGNAVGIGTTMLLHCDLVYLAPTARLITPFVNLALVPEAASTYLLPQRIGYARAYAMFALGDPVEAETAVSIGLANAVVPLADLRAKARAAADALAKRPFGSLQHTKALMRDPARISAQMAREGEIFQQRLMSAEAREAFAAFAERRQPDFSKIAG; translated from the coding sequence ATGAGTGAAGTGGTCGTAACGCTGGACGGTGGCGTTCTCACCGTGACGATGGCGCGTCCGGACAAGAAGAACGCGATCACCAACGCGATGTATGGCACGATGGCCGACGCGCTCGAACGCGCGGAAGGCGATTCTGCAATCCGCACCGTCCTGTTGCAGGGCGACGGCGACAGCTTTACCGCAGGCAACGATCTCGCCGATTTCGCGGCGGTGTCGCGCGGCGTGCAGGGCGAGCGTCACGTGACGCGTTTCCTTGCCGGGCTTGCCAAGGCGACGCGGCCGCTGGTTGCCGCGGTGCAGGGCAATGCGGTCGGCATCGGCACCACCATGCTGCTGCATTGCGACCTCGTCTACCTCGCGCCGACCGCGCGGCTGATCACGCCGTTCGTCAATCTGGCGCTGGTGCCGGAGGCGGCGTCGACCTATCTGCTGCCGCAGCGTATCGGCTATGCGCGCGCCTATGCGATGTTCGCGCTCGGCGATCCGGTCGAGGCGGAGACCGCGGTCTCCATCGGTCTTGCCAATGCCGTGGTGCCGCTTGCGGATCTCCGCGCCAAGGCCCGCGCGGCGGCGGATGCGCTGGCGAAGCGGCCGTTCGGCTCGCTCCAGCACACCAAGGCGCTGATGCGCGATCCCGCCAGGATCAGCGCGCAAATGGCGCGCGAGGGCGAAATCTTCCAGCAGCGGCTGATGAGCGCGGAAGCGCGGGAGGCCTTTGCCGCGTTTGCCGAGCGGCGGCAGCCTGATTTCTCCAAGATCGCCGGTTAG
- a CDS encoding DUF3830 family protein has product MSKLIVRAGEFTFDARFEEQLAPKTVAAFRKAMPFESQAIHVRWSGEGVWMPLGDLDFGVSYENHTSYPAPGQIILYPGGISETEILLAYGGVHFASKMGQLAGNHFITLTSGLENLTAFGKTVLWKGAQQIRFEEI; this is encoded by the coding sequence ATGAGCAAACTGATTGTCCGCGCCGGCGAGTTCACCTTTGACGCGCGTTTCGAGGAGCAGCTCGCGCCGAAGACGGTCGCCGCCTTCCGCAAGGCGATGCCGTTCGAGAGTCAGGCGATCCATGTGCGCTGGAGCGGCGAGGGCGTGTGGATGCCGCTCGGCGATCTCGATTTCGGCGTGTCCTACGAGAACCACACCAGCTATCCGGCGCCGGGCCAGATCATCCTCTACCCGGGCGGCATCAGCGAAACCGAAATCCTGCTCGCCTATGGCGGCGTGCACTTCGCCAGCAAGATGGGCCAGCTCGCCGGCAATCATTTCATCACGCTGACCTCGGGGCTGGAGAACCTCACCGCGTTCGGCAAGACCGTGTTGTGGAAGGGTGCGCAGCAGATCCGTTTCGAGGAAATCTGA
- the trpS gene encoding tryptophan--tRNA ligase: protein MTKPIILTGDRTTGPLHLGHYAGSLRSRLGFQDSHEQFLLLADMQALTDNAHDIGKVRSNVIEVALDYLAVGIDPEGTSICLQSQLPALAELSMLYLNLVTVARLERNPTIKDEIRARGFGRDIPAGFLCYPVAQAADITAFRATIVPVGEDQAPLIEQTNEIIRRVNALAGRTLLQEAEAIIPRAGRLPGVDGRAKMSKSAGNAIPLSASPDDISAAVRAMFTDPDHLRVADPGKVEGNVVFTYLDAFDDDHDAVEELKARYRRGGLGDMTVKRRLEDILQALIAPIRTRRAELANDRDHVVDVIRRGTVKAREITERTRRDVMEGFGLFQL from the coding sequence ATGACCAAACCGATCATCCTCACCGGCGACCGCACCACCGGGCCGCTGCATCTCGGCCATTATGCCGGCTCGCTCCGAAGCCGCCTGGGGTTTCAGGACAGCCATGAGCAGTTTCTGCTGCTCGCCGACATGCAGGCGCTGACCGACAATGCGCACGACATCGGCAAGGTGCGCAGCAACGTCATCGAGGTCGCGCTGGATTATCTTGCCGTCGGGATCGATCCCGAGGGAACCTCGATCTGCCTGCAATCGCAGCTCCCGGCGTTGGCGGAACTGTCGATGCTCTACCTCAACCTCGTCACCGTCGCGCGGCTAGAGCGCAATCCCACCATCAAGGACGAGATCCGCGCGCGCGGTTTTGGACGCGACATCCCGGCGGGTTTCCTGTGCTACCCGGTGGCGCAGGCCGCCGATATCACCGCGTTTCGCGCCACAATCGTGCCGGTCGGCGAGGATCAGGCGCCCCTGATCGAGCAGACCAACGAGATTATCAGGCGGGTCAACGCGCTCGCGGGCCGTACGCTGCTGCAGGAAGCCGAAGCTATCATCCCGCGCGCGGGGCGGCTGCCCGGCGTCGACGGACGCGCGAAGATGAGCAAGTCCGCGGGCAACGCGATTCCGCTTTCGGCCTCGCCCGATGACATCTCGGCCGCGGTGCGCGCGATGTTCACCGACCCCGATCATCTGCGTGTCGCCGACCCCGGCAAGGTCGAGGGCAATGTCGTCTTCACCTATCTCGACGCGTTCGACGACGATCACGACGCCGTCGAGGAATTGAAGGCGCGCTATCGGCGCGGCGGTCTCGGCGATATGACCGTCAAGCGGCGGCTGGAGGATATCCTGCAAGCCCTGATCGCACCGATCCGGACACGGCGCGCCGAGCTGGCCAACGATCGCGACCACGTCGTCGACGTGATCCGGCGCGGAACCGTGAAAGCGCGGGAGATTACCGAGCGCACCAGGCGCGACGTCATGGAGGGGTTTGGCTTGTTCCAGCTCTGA
- a CDS encoding CHAD domain-containing protein, with translation MTSAASSDRDRVVRPKRLRHLSEAMRCETAFRLILSECLEEVATNHEALSSGDPTALHQTRIALTRLKAAIAFYGPMVADTEWTRLKSELKWLSAYLSATRDLDVAIDNSKGLPEERMLQTARTDAFEALKEALQSDRYWRWFDGMWDWVGSGPWSTRQNRRAAQRRAVPVSVFHARRLARWHGKLCQKSRGLQGMGKNKRHRLRLASKRLRYAIEFSEGGLPPDEYASWRTVLKHLRKGQQLLGELNDDEVRRALLESADALARRADERKAKQQRVHERKRKSRLLRRAADVYRKIAN, from the coding sequence ATGACGTCAGCGGCAAGTTCGGACAGGGACCGCGTTGTCCGCCCGAAGCGGCTACGCCATCTCAGCGAAGCCATGCGTTGTGAGACCGCGTTTCGCCTGATCCTGTCCGAATGCCTCGAGGAAGTCGCAACCAACCACGAGGCCCTGAGCTCCGGCGATCCCACAGCGCTCCACCAGACCCGCATTGCACTGACGCGGCTGAAGGCGGCGATCGCCTTCTACGGCCCGATGGTGGCGGACACCGAATGGACGCGGCTGAAATCCGAGTTGAAATGGCTGAGCGCCTATCTCAGCGCAACGCGCGACCTCGACGTTGCGATCGACAACAGCAAAGGGCTGCCGGAAGAGCGCATGCTCCAGACAGCGCGAACCGATGCGTTCGAAGCGCTCAAAGAAGCCTTGCAAAGCGACCGTTACTGGCGATGGTTCGACGGCATGTGGGACTGGGTCGGCAGCGGCCCCTGGAGCACGCGGCAGAACCGCCGTGCCGCGCAACGGCGCGCCGTGCCGGTCTCGGTCTTTCACGCGCGCCGGCTGGCGCGGTGGCACGGCAAGCTGTGCCAGAAGAGCCGCGGGCTGCAAGGGATGGGCAAGAACAAGCGCCACCGCCTCCGTCTCGCCAGCAAGCGGCTGCGCTACGCCATCGAGTTCTCGGAAGGCGGATTGCCCCCCGACGAATACGCGTCATGGCGGACCGTCCTCAAGCATCTGCGCAAGGGGCAGCAGCTACTCGGCGAATTGAACGATGACGAGGTCCGCCGCGCGCTGCTCGAAAGTGCCGATGCCCTCGCGCGGCGCGCCGACGAGCGCAAGGCCAAGCAACAGCGCGTGCATGAGCGCAAACGCAAGAGCCGCCTGCTGCGCCGCGCTGCAGACGTCTACCGGAAGATCGCCAACTGA
- a CDS encoding hydrogenase-4 component E produces MHNLAFDIAHLLAGGLVLISFMMLYQDRLYALLNIFALHAVVLALSVAWQAYVQNAPHLYVTAVIALVFKATIIPVALHRIVKQLGIHRDIETSVGIGLTMLAGMGLVALSMMVMLRVTGAADPLAREDLAFALSVVLLGLLVMVTRRNAVSQVVGFMSLENGLVLAATGAKGMPLVVEISVAFSILIAFIVIGVFLFRIRERFDTVDVGALDEFRGERR; encoded by the coding sequence ATGCACAACCTCGCCTTCGACATCGCCCATCTGCTCGCCGGCGGGCTCGTGCTGATCAGCTTCATGATGCTGTACCAGGACCGCCTGTATGCGCTGCTGAACATCTTCGCACTTCATGCAGTGGTGCTCGCGCTTTCCGTCGCCTGGCAGGCCTACGTGCAGAACGCACCGCATCTCTACGTGACGGCCGTGATCGCGCTGGTCTTCAAGGCGACCATCATCCCGGTGGCGCTGCACCGGATCGTCAAGCAGCTCGGCATTCATCGCGATATCGAGACCTCGGTAGGTATCGGCCTGACCATGCTGGCGGGCATGGGGCTCGTCGCCCTCTCCATGATGGTGATGCTCCGCGTGACCGGCGCCGCCGATCCGCTGGCGCGGGAAGACCTCGCCTTCGCGCTGTCGGTGGTGCTGCTGGGATTGCTCGTCATGGTGACCCGGCGCAACGCCGTGAGCCAGGTCGTCGGCTTCATGTCGCTGGAGAACGGATTGGTGCTGGCCGCGACCGGCGCCAAGGGCATGCCGCTCGTCGTGGAAATCAGCGTCGCGTTTTCGATCCTGATCGCATTCATCGTCATCGGCGTGTTCCTGTTCCGAATTCGGGAGCGGTTCGACACCGTCGACGTCGGCGCACTCGATGAATTCAGGGGAGAGCGGCGATGA
- a CDS encoding NADH-quinone oxidoreductase subunit H, whose protein sequence is MVVISDILVQLGQMTLVLLLAPLLTGVVRKVKARLLRRRGASIFQPYRDLLRLLRKEVVLAENASWLFRVTPYITFAAIWVAAALVPTFATGLQFNWSADLIAIVALLGSARFFLALAGMDVGTSFGGIGSSREVMIAALAEPAMLLMVFCVALIAGSTQLSTVATFMASSEVGLRVSLGMAMIALIMVALAENARIPVDNPATHLELTMVHEAMILEYSGRHLAMIEFGAFLKLLLYISLIICVFFPWQITTEGAGPLSYLVSVAAYILKLAVASFLLAVFETATAKVRVFRVPEFLGAALMLGLLGTLLRFVSRSF, encoded by the coding sequence ATGGTCGTGATCTCGGACATCCTCGTTCAGTTGGGCCAGATGACGCTCGTGCTGCTGCTCGCGCCGCTGCTGACCGGCGTCGTGCGCAAGGTCAAGGCCCGCCTGTTGCGTCGGAGGGGAGCGTCGATCTTCCAACCCTACCGCGACCTGCTGCGGCTGCTACGCAAGGAGGTCGTGCTCGCCGAAAACGCGTCCTGGCTGTTCCGTGTCACGCCCTACATAACGTTCGCGGCCATCTGGGTCGCCGCGGCGCTGGTCCCGACATTTGCGACCGGCTTGCAATTCAACTGGAGCGCCGACCTGATCGCGATCGTCGCCCTGCTCGGCAGCGCGCGCTTCTTCCTCGCACTTGCCGGCATGGATGTCGGCACCAGCTTCGGCGGCATCGGCTCCAGCCGCGAGGTGATGATCGCAGCGTTGGCCGAGCCAGCCATGTTGTTGATGGTGTTCTGCGTCGCGCTCATTGCCGGCTCCACCCAGCTGTCAACGGTCGCGACCTTCATGGCGTCGTCCGAAGTGGGACTGCGCGTCTCGCTCGGCATGGCGATGATTGCGCTCATCATGGTGGCGCTTGCCGAAAACGCGCGCATCCCGGTCGACAACCCGGCGACGCATCTGGAGCTGACCATGGTGCACGAGGCGATGATCCTCGAGTATTCCGGGCGTCACCTTGCCATGATCGAGTTTGGCGCCTTTCTCAAGCTGCTGCTGTACATTTCCCTGATCATCTGCGTGTTCTTCCCGTGGCAGATCACCACCGAAGGCGCGGGTCCGCTGTCCTATCTGGTGAGCGTCGCCGCCTACATCCTCAAGCTTGCGGTCGCAAGCTTCCTGCTTGCCGTGTTCGAGACCGCGACGGCGAAGGTGCGGGTTTTCCGTGTCCCCGAGTTCCTCGGCGCCGCGCTGATGCTCGGCCTGCTCGGCACGCTGCTTCGGTTCGTGTCACGGAGCTTCTGA
- a CDS encoding hydrogenase 4 subunit F, translated as MTAASDAVAWVLLIPICAAAVLAALPGYRLTAALNILASLGTLLAALSLLVIERPQPSPYLLIDDLNIVFIVLNTFVGFTTSVFSASYIAHELETGRLTPGYLRFYHAMYQVMMFGMNLAFVSNNIGLMWVAVEIATLTTVLMVGIYRTHAALEAAWKYFILGSVGIALALFGTILVYMAARPVIGEGQDAMVWTVLISRAATFDPALLNVAFIFLLLGYGTKVGLAPLHAWLPDAHAEGPTPISAVLSGLLLNVALYAVLRFKILLAANPDAISPGPLMVTMGLTSLLFAAFMLYRRRDIKRLFAYSSIEHMGIIVFAFGMGGPLANFAGLLHMVMHSLTKSGIFYAVGHIAQVKGTQRIANIRGLTETHPALGWSLVIGVVAIAGLPPLGIFMSEFLIVSSTFARQPLLAIPLVFGLLLALGALILRLTSLAFGEPRGSVAPADASYLPMFAHFALVLTAGIYLPGPLVVWFQHVANLLG; from the coding sequence ATGACTGCGGCGTCGGATGCGGTCGCCTGGGTTCTACTGATACCGATTTGTGCCGCGGCGGTGCTTGCGGCGCTGCCCGGCTACCGCCTGACCGCAGCGCTCAATATCCTCGCCAGTCTCGGCACCTTGCTGGCCGCGCTTTCGCTGCTCGTCATCGAGCGCCCGCAACCCAGCCCGTACCTGCTGATTGACGATCTCAACATCGTCTTCATCGTACTCAACACCTTCGTGGGCTTCACCACGAGCGTGTTCAGCGCGAGCTATATCGCCCACGAACTCGAGACCGGGCGGCTCACGCCGGGCTATCTGCGATTCTACCATGCCATGTATCAGGTCATGATGTTCGGCATGAACCTCGCATTCGTGTCGAACAATATCGGCCTGATGTGGGTTGCAGTCGAGATCGCCACGCTGACCACCGTCCTGATGGTCGGCATCTACCGGACCCATGCGGCGCTGGAGGCCGCCTGGAAGTATTTCATCCTCGGCAGCGTCGGTATCGCGCTCGCGCTGTTCGGCACGATCCTAGTGTACATGGCGGCACGGCCGGTCATCGGCGAGGGCCAGGACGCCATGGTGTGGACGGTGTTGATCAGCCGCGCCGCAACCTTCGATCCGGCATTGCTCAACGTCGCCTTCATCTTCCTGCTGCTCGGATACGGGACCAAGGTTGGCCTGGCGCCGCTGCACGCCTGGCTTCCGGATGCCCATGCCGAGGGCCCGACCCCGATCTCCGCCGTGCTCTCCGGCCTCTTGCTCAACGTTGCGCTCTACGCTGTGCTCCGCTTCAAGATCCTGCTCGCCGCCAATCCGGATGCGATATCGCCGGGCCCGCTGATGGTGACGATGGGGCTGACCTCGCTGCTGTTCGCAGCCTTCATGCTTTACCGCCGCCGCGACATCAAACGGCTGTTCGCCTATTCCTCGATCGAGCACATGGGCATCATCGTGTTTGCGTTCGGGATGGGTGGCCCGCTCGCCAACTTTGCCGGCCTGCTGCACATGGTGATGCACAGCCTCACCAAGTCGGGGATCTTCTACGCCGTCGGCCACATCGCACAGGTGAAGGGCACGCAGCGGATCGCCAACATTCGCGGCCTGACCGAAACCCATCCGGCCCTCGGCTGGAGTCTCGTGATCGGCGTGGTCGCGATCGCCGGCCTGCCGCCGCTCGGCATCTTCATGAGCGAATTTCTCATCGTCAGTTCCACCTTCGCGCGCCAGCCGCTGCTCGCCATCCCGCTGGTCTTCGGCCTGCTGCTTGCCCTCGGCGCGCTGATCCTGCGCCTGACCAGCCTTGCTTTCGGCGAGCCGCGCGGCAGTGTCGCGCCGGCGGATGCATCCTATTTGCCGATGTTCGCGCATTTCGCGCTGGTGCTGACTGCGGGCATCTACCTTCCGGGACCGCTGGTTGTCTGGTTCCAGCACGTCGCCAACCTCCTGGGCTAG
- a CDS encoding helix-turn-helix transcriptional regulator — protein MITAAQLRAARALLGIDQRQLAELSGLSVPTIQRMEASEGTIRGNVDSLVKLIDALGTAGVEVVNEGAVSSGGGRGVRLKAGSGSPKVQT, from the coding sequence ATGATCACCGCGGCGCAGCTCCGGGCTGCCAGAGCCTTGCTTGGCATTGACCAAAGGCAGCTCGCCGAGCTGTCCGGACTTTCGGTGCCGACCATCCAGCGCATGGAGGCGAGCGAGGGCACCATTCGCGGCAATGTCGACTCGCTTGTGAAACTGATCGACGCGCTCGGCACGGCCGGCGTCGAGGTCGTCAACGAGGGCGCCGTCAGCAGCGGCGGCGGCCGCGGCGTGCGACTGAAGGCCGGATCCGGCTCGCCGAAGGTGCAGACATGA
- a CDS encoding MarR family transcriptional regulator, with translation MKAEHRLIFLLTVAYRRLQRAIEQETAAHDLTSAQAGVLFFLGRNDGALIGDVSQALDIVPSAMTGLADRMERAGLVKRRRDGEDGRSQRLHLTAAGQELGKRAATRTRVINNRLMDGFSEAEIDVVSRWLTSLQEKFPKDKDG, from the coding sequence ATGAAAGCGGAACACCGGTTGATCTTCCTTCTGACCGTGGCCTATCGGCGGCTGCAGCGCGCCATCGAGCAGGAGACGGCCGCGCACGATCTGACGTCGGCGCAGGCGGGCGTGCTGTTCTTCCTCGGGCGCAATGACGGCGCGCTGATCGGCGACGTCTCGCAGGCGCTCGACATCGTGCCGTCGGCGATGACCGGGCTCGCCGACCGGATGGAGCGTGCGGGTCTCGTCAAGCGCCGGCGCGACGGTGAGGACGGGCGCAGCCAGCGGCTCCATCTGACCGCCGCGGGGCAGGAGCTCGGCAAGCGCGCCGCAACGCGGACCAGGGTGATCAACAACCGTCTGATGGACGGGTTTTCGGAAGCGGAGATCGACGTGGTGTCGCGCTGGCTGACCAGCCTGCAAGAGAAATTTCCGAAGGACAAGGACGGCTAG
- the hyfB gene encoding hydrogenase 4 subunit B, with protein MIQAVTQQVWCVAALLGTTALAIATTRSRRSTTIVYGATFAISLVALAGALFSLISHASATELILPIGLPWLGSHFRLDALAAFFLAVVNLGGAAASLYGLGYGNHESAPQRILPFFPAFLAGMNLVVLADDAFTYLLCWEFMSLASWALVMAHHRDADNARAGYVYLVMASFGTLALLLAFGLLSGAGGSYGFAAIRSAQHTPSEAALVLALMLLGAGSKAGLVPLHVWLPLAHPAAPSHVSALMSGVMTKVAIYGFIRVVFDLLGPPSWSAGVVVLVLGGATAVMGILYALMEKDLKRLLAYSTIENIGVIFASLGLALAFQANGLGLAAALAFTAALFHVLNHSFFKSLLFFGAGAVLTSTGERDMEKLGGLIHRMPLTSFVFLVGCVAISALPPFNGFVSEWLMFQAVLQSPDLPQWLLKIMVPAVGALLALAAALAAACFVKAFGITFLGRARSPAAQAAGEVDRYSLAAMFSLAALCFLAGILPGLVIDALSPVTTAMIGHQMPLQANDPWFSIVPIEESRSSYNGLLVFVFITAAASLAVYFIHRFASRAIRRGPAWGCGFTDPTPAAQYSGASFVQPIRRVFGTLVFQAREHVDMPSPGELRPARFRVDMHDLVWERLYTPVTEVVWFFADRLNQLQFLTIRRYLSLVFVTLVTLLLVVAIWS; from the coding sequence ATGATCCAGGCGGTCACTCAGCAGGTCTGGTGTGTTGCCGCACTGCTGGGAACGACCGCTCTCGCAATCGCAACGACCCGATCGCGCCGATCGACAACCATCGTCTACGGCGCGACCTTTGCGATTTCGCTGGTCGCATTGGCCGGAGCCCTGTTCTCGCTCATCTCCCACGCCAGCGCGACGGAACTGATACTGCCGATCGGCTTGCCGTGGCTGGGATCGCATTTCCGCCTCGACGCGCTCGCGGCATTCTTTCTCGCCGTGGTCAATCTCGGCGGTGCGGCCGCAAGTCTTTATGGCCTCGGCTATGGCAATCACGAGTCCGCGCCGCAGCGCATCCTTCCCTTCTTTCCGGCATTCCTGGCCGGGATGAACCTCGTTGTGCTGGCCGACGATGCGTTCACCTACCTGCTGTGCTGGGAATTCATGTCGCTTGCGTCCTGGGCGCTCGTGATGGCGCACCACCGCGATGCGGACAATGCGCGCGCGGGCTACGTCTATCTCGTCATGGCAAGCTTCGGAACGCTCGCTTTGTTGCTCGCTTTCGGCCTGCTGTCGGGAGCTGGCGGCAGCTACGGTTTTGCGGCCATCCGCAGCGCCCAGCACACACCGTCCGAAGCCGCCCTGGTGCTCGCGCTGATGCTGCTCGGCGCCGGATCAAAAGCCGGCCTGGTTCCGTTGCACGTGTGGCTGCCGCTGGCCCATCCCGCAGCACCAAGCCATGTCTCGGCGCTGATGAGCGGCGTGATGACCAAGGTCGCGATCTATGGGTTCATCCGCGTCGTGTTCGATCTGCTCGGGCCGCCAAGCTGGTCGGCGGGTGTCGTGGTGCTGGTCCTCGGCGGCGCGACCGCTGTGATGGGGATCCTCTATGCGCTGATGGAAAAGGATCTCAAGCGCCTGCTCGCCTACAGCACGATCGAGAACATCGGCGTCATCTTCGCAAGCCTCGGCCTTGCACTGGCATTTCAGGCGAACGGCCTCGGCCTGGCAGCAGCCCTCGCCTTCACGGCCGCGCTGTTCCACGTGCTCAACCATTCGTTCTTCAAGAGCCTGCTGTTCTTCGGCGCGGGCGCCGTGCTGACGTCGACCGGCGAACGCGACATGGAGAAGCTGGGCGGCCTGATCCACCGCATGCCGCTCACCAGCTTCGTCTTTCTCGTCGGCTGCGTTGCGATCTCGGCGCTTCCGCCGTTCAACGGGTTCGTCTCCGAATGGCTGATGTTTCAGGCCGTCCTGCAGAGCCCCGATCTGCCGCAATGGCTACTGAAGATCATGGTGCCCGCAGTCGGCGCCTTGTTGGCGCTGGCGGCGGCACTCGCCGCCGCTTGCTTCGTCAAGGCCTTCGGAATCACGTTCCTCGGCCGCGCGCGGAGCCCGGCCGCACAAGCCGCAGGCGAAGTCGATCGCTATTCGCTTGCCGCGATGTTCAGCCTCGCCGCGCTCTGCTTCCTCGCCGGCATTCTACCGGGTCTGGTGATCGACGCGCTCTCGCCGGTCACGACGGCCATGATCGGCCACCAGATGCCGCTCCAGGCGAACGACCCCTGGTTCTCGATCGTGCCGATCGAAGAGAGCCGCAGTTCCTACAACGGATTGCTCGTCTTTGTTTTCATCACGGCCGCGGCGTCGCTTGCGGTGTATTTCATCCATCGCTTTGCCTCGCGCGCGATCCGGCGCGGACCGGCCTGGGGGTGTGGCTTCACCGATCCGACACCGGCGGCGCAGTATTCCGGGGCGAGCTTCGTCCAGCCGATCCGCCGGGTGTTCGGCACGTTGGTTTTCCAGGCCCGCGAGCATGTCGACATGCCTTCGCCGGGCGAACTGCGGCCGGCCCGCTTCAGGGTCGATATGCACGATCTGGTCTGGGAGCGGCTGTATACGCCGGTGACTGAAGTCGTCTGGTTTTTCGCCGATCGGCTGAACCAGCTCCAGTTCCTGACCATCCGCCGCTACCTCAGTTTGGTCTTCGTAACCCTCGTCACATTGCTGCTGGTCGTCGCGATATGGTCGTGA